The following coding sequences are from one Gossypium raimondii isolate GPD5lz chromosome 4, ASM2569854v1, whole genome shotgun sequence window:
- the LOC128040448 gene encoding uncharacterized protein LOC128040448 produces MASKELTELKAQIQELLDRGFIRPSVSPWGAPLREVTFLEHVVSAEGIQVDPQKIEAVLGWKQPKNVSKICSFLGLAVEDGGTTDFGINNNGVLYFPGQICVPNDEDLKQSILRETHGSPYTIHRDGNKMYRGLQELYWLPGLKRKVTDFIAFCLTCQQVKAEHQLPSGLLQPVKIPLWKWKQVTMDFVSGWEENLSLVEFAYNNSFQPSIQMAPYEVLYGRKCRTPLCWIELGERRVLGPELVSETEDNVRLIRDRLKAASDRQKTYANLKRHEIKYSVGDLLFLKVSPWKKLELPPKLDRIIDIFHVSMLRHYCSNTMHVVFVEKIEVRPNMTFEVEPVQILERDIKVLRKSTFPY; encoded by the exons ATGGCATCGAAGGAGCTTACGGAGCTCAAGGCTCAAATTCAAGAGTTattggatcgtgggttcatccgTCCTAGTGTGTCCCCGTGGGGAGCACCG TTACGTGAAGTAACATTCCTGGAACATGTGGTGTCTGCTGAGGGGATTCAAGTCGATCCTCAAAAAATTGAGGCTGTATTGGGCTGGAAGCAGCCTAAGAATGTGTCTAAAATCTGCAGCTTTTTAGGGCTGGCAG TTGAGGATGGTGGCACTACTGATTTTGGGATAAACAATAATGGGGTACTTTATTTCCCCGGTCAGATTTGTGTACCGAATGATGAGGACTTAAAGCAGTCGATTCTGAGAGAGACGCAtggtagtccctatactatCCATCGCGACGGGAACAAGATGTACCGAGGTCTTCAGGAATTATACTGGTTGCCAGGGTTGAAGCGTAAGGTTACCGACTTCATTGCTTTTTGTTTGACTTGtcagcaggttaaggctgagcatcagttaccttcgggtttgctgCAGCCAGTTAAGATACCATTATGGAAATGGAAGCAAGTAacgatggacttcgttagtgg TTGGGAAGAGAACTTGTCGTTAGTGGAGTTTGCCTACAATAATAGCTTCCAGCctagcatccagatggcaccttacgaggtaCTATACGGTCGTAAGTGTCGCACTCCTTTATGTTGGATTGAGTTGGGCGAGCGACGTGTTCTAGGTCCTGAGTTGGTCTCTGAGACAGAGGATAATGTTAGATTGATTCGGGATCGTTTGAAAGCGGCTTCTGATAGGCAGAAAACGTATGCAAATTTAAAGAGGCATGAGATCAAGTATTCTGTGGGGGACTTACTTTTTCTCAAAGTCTCGCCATGGAAAAAG TTGGAGCTACCTCCGAAGTTGGACcgtattattgatatttttcacGTCTCGATGTTAAGGCACTACTGCTCTAATACCATGCATGTTGTTTTTGTTGAGAAGATTGAGGTTAGGCCAAACATGACCTTCGAGGTGGAACCGGTTCAGATTCTAGAGCGTGATATAAAAGTCCTTCGAAAAAGTACATTCCCTTATTGA
- the LOC105766718 gene encoding fructose-bisphosphate aldolase 6, cytosolic, translated as MSCFISKYADELAKNAAYIGTPGKGILAADESTGTIGKRLSSINVENVEDNRRALRELLFTTPGALQYLSGVILFEETLYQKTASGKPFVDVLKEGGVLPGIKVDKGTVELNGTNGETFTQGLDGLAQRCQKYYEAGARFAKWRAVLKISANEPTELAIQENANGLAMYAAICQQCGLVPIVEPEILVDGSHDIKKCAAVTERVLAACYKALNDHHVMLEGTLLKPNMVTPGSDSPKVAPEVIAEYTVRALQRTVPAAVPAIVFLSGGQSEEEATLNLNAMNKLQTKKPWSLSFSFGRALQQSTLKAWAGKEENVKKAQDAFLVRCKANSEATLGTYKGDAKISEGAAESLHVKDYKY; from the exons ATGTCTTGCTTCATTAGCAAATATGCCG ATGAGTTGGCTAAAAACGCTGCTTACATTGGAACCCCTGGAAAGGGTATCCTTGCTGCTGATGAATCCACTGGCACCATCGGCAAGCGTCTTTCAAGCATTAATGTAGAGAATGTTGAAGATAACAGGCGTGCTCTCCGTGAGCTCCTATTCACAACTCCAGGAGCTCTTCAGTACCTCAGTGGTGTTATTCTCTTTGAGGAAACCCTTTATCAAAAAACCGCTTCGG GCAAGCCCTTCGTTGATGTTTTGAAGGAAGGTGGTGTCCTCCCTGGCATCAAGGTCGACAAGGGTACCGTTGAGCTTAACGGAACCAATGGCGAAACTTTCACCCAGGGTCTAGATGGCCTTGCACAGCGATGCCAGAAGTACTATGAAGCTGGTGCCCGCTTTGCTAAATGGCGTGCTGTCCTTAAGATTAGTGCTAATGAGCCAACCGAGCTTGCAATCCAAGAAAATGCCAATGGGCTAGCTATGTATGCTGCCATCTGCCAGCAATGTGGCCTTGTCCCCATTGTTGAGCCTGAAATTCTTGTTGACGGATCACATGACATTAAAAAGTGTGCTGCGGTGACAGAGCGTGTTCTTGCTGCTTGCTACAAGGCTTTGAATGATCACCATGTCATGCTAGAAGGTACTCTTTTGAAGCCTAACATGGTGACCCCTGGTTCCGACTCCCCGAAGGTTGCCCCAGAGGTTATTGCTGAGTACACTGTCCGTGCCTTGCAGCGTACCGTCCCTGCTGCAGTCCCTGCTATTGTGTTCTTGTCTGGTGGGCAAAGTGAGGAGGAGGCTACCCTTAACCTTAATGCCATGAACAAGCTCCAGACCAAGAAACCATGGTCACTCTCATTCTCATTTGGACGTGCCCTTCAGCAGAGCACTCTCAAGGCCTGGGCTGGAAAGGAGGAAAACGTGAAGAAAGCACAAGATGCTTTCCTTGTTAGGTGCAAGGCTAACTCGGAGGCCACCTTGGGTACATACAAGGGTGATGCAAAGATTAGTGAGGGTGCTGCAGAGAGCCTTCATGTTAAGGACTACAAATACTAA